Proteins encoded in a region of the Sander lucioperca isolate FBNREF2018 chromosome 4, SLUC_FBN_1.2, whole genome shotgun sequence genome:
- the LOC116036647 gene encoding B-cell receptor CD22-like — MPISSTDRGNYYCKSENQYGRINSTSLFIDVLYGPQLPSVSVSPSAEIVEGRSVTLTCSSDANPAANYTWYKENQTLLQGPEGIYHFTSISSKDSGNYYCKSENRHGWINSTSLFIDVQYAPKTSSVSVSPSAEIVEGSSVTLTCSSDANPAANYTWYKENEDSPKASGQIFIITNFRAEHSGNYYCEAQNRRGRQNSTLHLAVRSGEWILITAGTVTAILIVVILIAVLLGIRKKRAHKQPPEPTEGPDRSAQKQPAEPKDNLHYANVHFSKKQADPLYSNIRTALDQKPRREKEVDRVEYSTVKLNSGSTAPGNSSQETEVDPAALYSTVNNFPPKHGYQNF, encoded by the exons ATGCCCATCAGCTCTACGGACAGAGGGAACTACTACTGCAAGTCTGAGAATCAATATGGACGGATCAACTCTACTTCTCTATTTATAGATGTCCTGT ATGGTCCACAgcttccctctgtgtcagtgagtccctctgctgagatagtggagggcaggtcagtgactctgacctgtagcagtgatgctaaCCCAGCAGCTAACTACACCTGGTACAAGGAGAACCAAACACTGCTACAAGGACCAGAAGGTATTTATCATTTCACCTCCATCAGCTCTAAGGACAGCGGGAACTACTACTGCAAGTCTGAGAATCGACATGGATGGATCAACTCTACATCTCTATTTATAGATGTCCAGT ATGCTCCAAAGACCTcctctgtgtcagtgagtccctctgctgagatagtggagggcagttcagtaactctgacctgtagcagtgatgctaaCCCAGCAGCTAACTACACCTGGTACAAG GAGAATGAAGACTCACCAAAAGCATCAGGACAGATCTTCATCATTACTAACTTCAGAGCTGAACACAGTGGGAATTATTACTGTGAAGCCCAGAACAGAAGAGGACGTCAGAACTCAACCTTACATCTGGCTGTTAGGTCTG GAGAATGGATATTAATAACTGCTGGAACAGTCACTGCCATTTTAATAGTTGTCATACTCATCGCTGTCTTGCTTGGGATTAG GAAAAAGAGGGCCCATAAGCAACCACCTGAGCCTACAGAGGGGCCAGACAGAAGTGCACAG AAACAACCAGCGGAGCCGAAGGATAACCTTCACTATGCCAATGTCCACTTCTCTAAGAAACAAGCAGATCCTCTCTACTCCAATATCAGAACTGCTCTGGACCAAAAACCCAGAAGGGAAAAGGAGGTGGACAGAGTGGAGTACTCTACTGTCAAACTCAATAGTGGCAGCACTGCCCCAGG AAACAGTAGTCAGGAAACTGAAGTGGATCCAGCGGCATTGTACAGCACAGTCAACAACTTCCCCCCGAAACATGGATACCAGAATTTCTAA